Part of the Vigna unguiculata cultivar IT97K-499-35 chromosome 3, ASM411807v1, whole genome shotgun sequence genome, tgATTTGTCTCTGCTACAGATCGTGACAAGCAATTCCTGGaccattttaatttattctgattttgttgataatagtatctattttttaataatagaagAATACATTGCACATATTAAGAAGACAATCTATTCAAAGATaattttgatgatattgtaaaaatataaacttgGATAACAGAAAATGGAAAAACAGATACATTTATCATTAATAGTGAACCGGCAGAAACAAAAAGCGCGTGCGAGTAATTCGGAAGTGGTGGCCAATGGGGCCTACAGCGAATTTtaggaaaaaggaaaatatgagAGGGGGGGATTGTGTGTGTGGGTGGTGGGGGGTGATGAGAGAGAAACTGAGACAAGAGACAAAACAACCTCAACATTGTAAGAGGATGAAGGTGGTCGGAGAGAGGGTCATCTGAGACTCCTCTCAAAGGTAGCAATTGAGCGAAACATTCCATATTCCATACATCAAATCGTTGAATCTTTTGCTGCCTTTATCAGATTCCCTGTCTCAGTTTAACCCCCCCCCCCACCTATCACCACCAACTTGCATTGGATTTCATCATCAACCATTCTTGATCGTTCGCTTACATCCAACAAAGGGCATCTTTTCCTACACCCTTTTCTCCCATCTGCATGGTAATTCAATGCCCTTTTaaccctctttttttttttttttttttttttttttttttaacattggtGAGATGCCAGACACCCACAAAGTTTGCTTGCTGATGGGGTTATTCCTTGTTTCTTCTTTATTATGGTTTTGATTGTCTGTCAACTTTGTCATTTTTCATTGATTCTTTTATTGTTggaataaaaactttttttttttttgtttccttggATGTAATTTCTTACAGCCCCAGCCCACATTGCTGGGAAATCATTTGCCAGGAAGATCATGAGCCGGGTATGCCGTTATTGAGCAAAGGGTTGTGAGGAAAAGATTGAACAGAAAATGGGAGACCCTCCAGTGACCTTTGGACCCAAGAGCTTTTGATTGTAATATACAAGTTTTTTCTAGTTAGTGAAATTTCCTCAGCTTCATCCACATAGGTGGAAGAGTTTCTATGTCAGAAAAAACCTTCCTATTTTGTACAAATGATATGTATTGCTCGTAACGAAATATAGGTCTTGTCTCTACCAAAGCGACATTGCCTTCATATAGCAATGGAAAGCATATGGGGCCCATATGGATTGTGGCTCAGAATTTATGTTGGATTGATTTCTCTATGGGGAACTCAACTGTGTTTGTCTCTAAACGATGAAGGTGATTTGCATGGATTGTTCTTTTAGTCTCCCTAATTTGCAGACAATCGTTTAATGGATTCCTTGTATCTTGGtgtttgatttttgttgttgCATTTGGAATGGACATTACAGGATTGTCCTTGTTGGAATTTCGGGGAAGAATAACTTCTGATCCTTTTCATGCTCTGGCAAATTGGAATCCAAATGATTGTAACCCTTGCCAGTGGTTTGGTGTTCGTTGTGTAGGTGGTAAAGTGCGAAAGCTGTAAGTTCCTTTTCGTTTCCTCTTTCTAATCTTCCATTGAGCTgtgttatttttacttttattttgccAAGGCAAACTATAATACATATAATGATATAACTGTTCTTGACGCCTAAAGAAAACAACCATTTTGATTGACGTGAGTGCAGAATTTTTATGCTTATACGCCTTTGTACGTTCCAATGTTTCTCGTAGGGTCCTACCTGAACTATCTTTGGAAGGCACATTGGCTCCTGAGCTTGGGAAACTTAGTCATCTAAAATCCCTGTAAGGGTTCTTGCCATGTTACCATTATGTCAAAAGTAAAACACGTTATACTGGTAAAAGCGCTGATTGAACTTTATCTTGTAATAATGTACCTTAATCTAAGAGCTCAATATTTGTCATATAGAGAGGTCATTCTTAAATTTCAGGATATGCTTGAAGAATGAAATGATGATACTTGTATGTTGTTATTGTCTGGAATGCATCCAATAATTCAAGAGACTGGTAGCAATAAATGTTCTGTCTCTCTGTGTATGATTTTTAtcactcttttcttttcttctcccaTCTTCTATGCAATGTTAATTTTGTAAGCTTGCCTTCAAGATAGTACTTCGCTTTCCATAAAAAACTCTGAAAGTGACTATATTCTCAAGTATTTGCAGTTAGTTTCCTCTCAGCTGCATTATTAGGCCATGTTAGTGTCCATCGTGATTCTTTGCCTCTGTTGGACAGATTATGATGAGCCCTTCTGTATGATTATTTTACCTCTTGTTATGTTGTAacttaattttatgttgtttttaaatGTGTGTCTTACTGGAAGACTAAACTATGGGCCATTTctccaaaagtttaaaaatcCAACAGTTCATTTTActtaatattgtaatttatattaaaatacatttctCATTCAGATAAACCGTTGTTTCTTTGAAATAGTATATTATACAAGAACAGTTTTGCTGGTACTATTCCCGAAGAACTTGGTGATCTAAACAAGCTGGAGTTATTTGATCTAAGGGGGAATAACATGACTGGATGTGTCCCAGCAGAAATTGGCCATTTGTTGTTGTCAGAACAATTGTAGgttaactctatttttttttctatttggttACATTTGTGGGTTACCtacaatgaatttaatttttccctaGGTTAATTTGTGACAAGAAATGTGAAGGCAGTGATTCTAAAGAGGTTGGAAAGGTCAGATTGCTCTGTAGTATCAGTCGTTCAACTCCTTTGACAACTTTATCACTTGGAAAGAACCGAAAGGTTGCACCCAGGTAACTGTATCTTCATTTTTATCCCTGATCTAGTGACCCTAGTAATTTCATGGCATGCTTTCTTTCCTTTAGCTTCACTTAAAGGTAGGGCAAGTTATTGAGTCATAACAACCTTTGTGttacaaattttattcttttgccAACAATGAATCCTTTTTGACAATCACTGCAAAATTATTTCCACAAGGTCAGgcattatatgaaatatattccACGTAGTTAGCCAAACTCTTCATGTGCATATCCTTATTCCAGGCATCCTTTAGAAATATATGAACGATGGGGCATAGTGATGATTTCTTTATGATGCCATTATTTTATTGGTTTAAGATGTTCCAATAATCAATCTGAGATCTCAATTgtcataattcaaataattaattctgTTCACATAGAGTTTCTGTATATTGTCTTCAGTGgatacaaatacaaatattcattctGAACTTCTCATGGTGCATCTCATTGATCTGTTATGCATCAACAGAGTGACAGTGTATATTCTTTCTTGAATGGAGGTCTATGGTTGGTAAAGACAAACTGAAATGTGTttgttttttcagttttttaatttattgttttaactccTAAAAACCCAGTTTTTTACTTTGTTTCTGGTTACATGTTGATAGCAGGAGTCACACTATCTTTAGTTATGATTGGCTCTTGTGAAATTGCATGTGCTGCAAAGATTAAAATTCATCTAACAAACAATAAAAGCAACCTCTTTATCATTTGTCATTTGATATCCTAATGGTTGgtcaaaagaaaacttttaatcattttgttGTCTATTGGAAATTCTCGGTGTACTTTAGCATATAAACTCAAGAGAGACTTGCAGAATTACATGTGTTGagtggttttattttatttgattttcttaaatttgaacaCCAtggttattttattgttatatgaGCAACTGAAATTTTAGTGTCGTCTTATGGCTCTGTTTTATGCTGGTAAGATTAGATTTTGCAGTATCAAACTTTAACAGTACCATCCTACGGCATCGTATTCCTAATTTGCTTCATCCTTTATGTTTAACAAGAAGGGATgagtttctgttttttttttgacatttcGATGCATGATCTGAAAAGTATACAATAACATGATGTGAAAAGTTTATGTCACAGAAATTATAAGCAATGGAATGAGGCAGATTCATCTTTTATTCCACTTAAAGTAGCGCTAAAAAAATACGCCAATGCTGTCCTTGCTGTGGCACTGCCACTGTGTGTAGATAACTTTCTACCTTCTCAATCTGaatatttacttatattttgttcttGCATCATGTTACTAAAATAGTGTGCTGTTATTTGAAGGCTCAAGCTAGTAAAGGCCACCCCTCATGCCTATGTAGAGAAATGGTGTGGCATTCTGAGTGGTGAGTGGAGATCCTTGATTGATTTATGGCCTGTGAGAAATTGATATCTATGATTTTAACTGACTTTGAAGACATACCTTCCCTCATGTAGGCTCTGATGATTCAGAGATTGACCAAAATGTAGAAAATCTAGTCAATTCAGCACGGCGGAAGTTGCTTGATGAGTCCAGTAACCTTGCAGCTGCACCTTTCAATGGACCTACTATACAGATCAGTTCTATTCCAATTACCCAGAGCAGTGGAGCTTTTCCAGCCTACCCAGACACCAATAAGAATCAAAATCACTCACCTGCACAATTGCCTTCACCTTCTACAGATCAACCAAGTCAACCAACTTCAGCTAATGTTGCTTCTGGAAAATTATGGgagtatattattataatagcaGGTGTAGCTGTCTTggtcattattatttttatcatgctTTGCATTTGGCGAAAACGAGCAGCAAAAGTAATAAAGCCATGGAAAACAGGAATAAGTGGACAGCTGCAGAAAGCATTTATAACAGGTAATATATCAGTTTTGTAAGCCTAATTTATCTTGGTTTCACTTCATTCTTTAACCCTGTTCAAGGGAAGCTAGGGcatgtttaattttttgagCACAACTTAGAACAGCATTATTAGTATGCACCAAAGAATTTGAGATTCCTTAAATGAACTTGGCggaaataaattattgatttgaaaaGGTTTAACTTGGCTATTGTCAGCTTACCAAATTTTAAACGCCTCATACTTCCCTCGTGTATGTTCTTTAGTATGTAATAATGCGAAGTGTCAAACTATGAATCAATTATGTCTAATCTCTTCCTTAAGTTATTAGGTCAATCCAAAATTCCTGCTAAGTGGTATCTGGGCTTAGATTTATTAACAGGGTTAGGGACTCTGGAAGAGGTTATAGCCAACAAAATGGTAAAAAGTTCCCAATGTGATCCATAGGTAAAAAGAATAGAAGTTAATGTTATCATATGTTGACTGTGTTTTGTCCTTGTATGTAATGTAGGGGTCCCCAAGTTGAATCAGGCAGAGCTGGAGACAGCCTGTGAAGATTTCAGCAATATTATTAATACTTTTGATGAATGCACCATATATAAGGGAACACTATCCAGTGGAGTCGAGATTGCTGTTGATTCAACTATTGTTAAGTCGGCGCGTGATTGGTCAAAGACAATGGAGACGGCCTATCGCAAAAAGGTTTTCTCTTTTCCAAGTCAATGCAGAGGAAAAAGTTGAATTGAGAGTCCCAACTTAATTGAGTGACTTTCAATTCTTAATTACCTGTTGCTAATTTTGTCCCTTGTATTCTTCAGATTGCCACATTATCCCGTGTTAACCACAAGAACTTTACCAATCTTATTGGGTACTGTGATGAAGAAGAACCATTCACCAGGATGATGGTATTTGAGTATGCTCCGAATGGAAGCTTATTTGAGCATCTGCATGGTAACACAGCGAATCTGATTGAAGGCTTAAGTTCTCTTTACAAAAAACAAATGCTAAGTTTTGTgtatttgtttcttttcagtTAAGGAAGTTGAACATCTTGATTGGAGCGCAAGAATGAGAGTTATTATGGGCACAGCATATTGTCTTCAGTATATGCACCATGATCTGAATCCACCAGTGGCTCATTCCAACCTCAATTCAATTGCTATATTATTGACAGATGACTTTGCTGCTAAGGTATATGCACATTTCTATTCCTTCTTTCCTTTTAATGTTTTAGGTATCAATCAAGTAACATATCTCCATTTTATTGCTATCAGATATCAGAAATAGCTTTTGGCAAGAATGTATCATCACAAGCCAACACACCTGGACATGAGTCACAGAAAGGTGACTTGCCACCCCATGCTGATCCTGAAACCGATGTCTACAACTTTGGAGTGTTGTTGCTTGAAATCATTTCTGGAAAACTACCCTACTCTGAAGAACATGGCAACATTACTGACTGGGTAAGTTTGAAATTTGTGGTTCCTAGTAGTTTCAAGTTCTCGTGTATGTGAGACTTAAAAGATAAATCCTGATAAACCTTTCAGGCTGGTGAGCACTTGAATAATAAGCAAAGCGTGAGCAATCTGATTGATCCCTCGCTGGAGTCGTTCAAAGAAGAAGAACTTGATGTGATATGCGAGGTGATCAAAGAATGTCTTCAATCTGATGCAAGACTAAGACCAACGATGAAGGACCTAGCTCCCAGATTGAGGGAAGTGCTTCATGTATCACCTGAGCAAGCTGTTCCAAGACTCTCTCCTCTCTGGTGGGCTGAACTGGAGATCTTATCATTGGAGACCTCTTAAAAGTTGTACCTCACTCTCATCTCTGTGTTGCATGCCAAGTCTCTCTCGCCAACCTTTAACATGCTGCTACCAGAGCAAGTCTTTCAGATAATGCTATGTGGTATTTGCTGCTCAAATTCTTTAATTCTATTTGTTCTTTTATAAGTTCTTATGATTAATACCATAGCAATTCTTGTCCCAATGGAATAGTGTTGTCATTTTGAAGGTGGGTTGTTGTAAATTGTACTTTGTTGATGAAGATTGGGATGTAAAGAGTGTTGGCAATATTAATATCCAAGTCGCAATGAACATGCAAGTTCTATACAAATATACAATTATCAATCAAACTTGTTTCTGTTCCTTGATTTAGAAAGTCTACCAAATCAGTTTGTAAGATGAAGTTTGTATCTacttatatatattgtaaattgattttatgTCTAGTATATATGggacatataatataatatctcACATCAAGACATATATATCTCAAATGTGTACTAGACATTAACGAGTGATCTAATAACGGATGAAacaataaacttaataaataacAAACTTTGTTAGGATAACTTCTGATACAAtgttaagaaatgaattttgaatataattcaACCACACAAAATTGgattgtatattataaattaaccttatctataatatatgtgggacttccaacacaaaGTTAAATTGGACCGTCAGTTGAATCTGCTTTGTTAgttcaaattaagttaatgaGGTCAATcactaatgaattttttttt contains:
- the LOC114178069 gene encoding protein MALE DISCOVERER 2 isoform X1, producing MESIWGPYGLWLRIYVGLISLWGTQLCLSLNDEGLSLLEFRGRITSDPFHALANWNPNDCNPCQWFGVRCVGGKVRKLVLPELSLEGTLAPELGKLSHLKSLILYKNSFAGTIPEELGDLNKLELFDLRGNNMTGCVPAEIGHLLLSEQLLICDKKCEGSDSKEVGKVRLLCSISRSTPLTTLSLGKNRKVAPRNYKQWNEADSSFIPLKVALKKYANAVLAVALPLLKLVKATPHAYVEKWCGILSGSDDSEIDQNVENLVNSARRKLLDESSNLAAAPFNGPTIQISSIPITQSSGAFPAYPDTNKNQNHSPAQLPSPSTDQPSQPTSANVASGKLWEYIIIIAGVAVLVIIIFIMLCIWRKRAAKVIKPWKTGISGQLQKAFITGVPKLNQAELETACEDFSNIINTFDECTIYKGTLSSGVEIAVDSTIVKSARDWSKTMETAYRKKIATLSRVNHKNFTNLIGYCDEEEPFTRMMVFEYAPNGSLFEHLHVKEVEHLDWSARMRVIMGTAYCLQYMHHDLNPPVAHSNLNSIAILLTDDFAAKISEIAFGKNVSSQANTPGHESQKGDLPPHADPETDVYNFGVLLLEIISGKLPYSEEHGNITDWAGEHLNNKQSVSNLIDPSLESFKEEELDVICEVIKECLQSDARLRPTMKDLAPRLREVLHVSPEQAVPRLSPLWWAELEILSLETS
- the LOC114178069 gene encoding protein MALE DISCOVERER 2 isoform X2, which gives rise to MESIWGPYGLWLRIYVGLISLWGTQLCLSLNDEGLSLLEFRGRITSDPFHALANWNPNDCNPCQWFGVRCVGGKVRKLVLPELSLEGTLAPELGKLSHLKSLILYKNSFAGTIPEELGDLNKLELFDLRGNNMTGCVPAEIGHLLLSEQLLICDKKCEGSDSKEVGKVRLLCSISRSTPLTTLSLGKNRKVAPRLKLVKATPHAYVEKWCGILSGSDDSEIDQNVENLVNSARRKLLDESSNLAAAPFNGPTIQISSIPITQSSGAFPAYPDTNKNQNHSPAQLPSPSTDQPSQPTSANVASGKLWEYIIIIAGVAVLVIIIFIMLCIWRKRAAKVIKPWKTGISGQLQKAFITGVPKLNQAELETACEDFSNIINTFDECTIYKGTLSSGVEIAVDSTIVKSARDWSKTMETAYRKKIATLSRVNHKNFTNLIGYCDEEEPFTRMMVFEYAPNGSLFEHLHVKEVEHLDWSARMRVIMGTAYCLQYMHHDLNPPVAHSNLNSIAILLTDDFAAKISEIAFGKNVSSQANTPGHESQKGDLPPHADPETDVYNFGVLLLEIISGKLPYSEEHGNITDWAGEHLNNKQSVSNLIDPSLESFKEEELDVICEVIKECLQSDARLRPTMKDLAPRLREVLHVSPEQAVPRLSPLWWAELEILSLETS